Part of the Zingiber officinale cultivar Zhangliang chromosome 8A, Zo_v1.1, whole genome shotgun sequence genome, ATGGATCACTCATTATAAGGCACATGTTCATTTGTGATACAAAATAATAGACACGTCACCATCAAACGTGTCGGGAGCATAATTTGaagataatattaattaaaaaatttatttttatatatttttatgtatttttttatgtattaatacatgtactcttcatttgaaaaaaatatttattcataAGATATAAATGTGTTACTATTAATTATTAGTATTTTTATTAGTttcatttatataatttttattctgatcaatataaatatttttatactttttaaattttttacaaataataactcctaaaatttacaatttaaaaataaataaaaaaattataaacatataataaaataattattaaaaaaaataaaattgataaaaaaatgattaaaaaaaaaccaataacaaaaaaacaaaatttaaaaaaaaaccgtGGACTTAAGAATAAGGGAAAAGAGAATAAGGGAAAAGGGTATAAAGGTAAACAATCAAGTGGGACCGGGAGGGGAGAGTGTAAGAGGGGTGGGAAAAGTAGTCCTCTTTAAAAAGtatgttgatcctgtccgaaccaggagtcaacggacgctggggacgcggcgctccctgctggatcctcgagtgcttcggcgaacctgcaacaaaaccgagccgggggggggggggggtcccggcgacggccccCCGACGcccaagttaggcgaaggaataagaaaggggcttagaaaatgtagacttcCCCCCCTCCGGTGAATAAGGAGCCtaggcacaccaatcgaagcaatcacctgctttcgaccatgcctaggtatgggcctgtcagaagggcatccataagaccataccgctactgtatcaacctctccgtgatgtgatggtggggcctttaatagtgcaatCTTGCGTACAGTTTAATCATCATGCCAGACATAATTCCGTCCCTGCCGCATCTGCCGCCGCCACGTATCTTCGACCATGAACTCCGTTGCTCGAGCCGTCCTCGCCGGCCACCGCCCCTCTCCTTTCTCTCCGAACTCCGTCTCGTTTTTCCATTCAACCCCCGTCTTGGAGCGGAAGTGGAGGAACTACGGGCACTCTGTGAGTTTCGGCCGATGTCCTTGTTTCCTTGAAGATTCTATATATCATTATCGTTATATCAGCAGGGCTCGTGCTCTTATCGCCCCATGTTGGATCGCCATTTCATTGTCCTTCAAATGTTTGAGGCGATGAGTTTTCTATAAATCCTCTCAAACATGCAAGTCTTTTTCATTGCCGAAGTATCGCTGTATGGGCGCATTAATGGCGCCTCGTgatagagcgccacgtggctcgtcTCTAGTGGCGTGacgctccgtacgatgggacgccctttgttttgaaatgaacggctagatgatgacctTGTCTCTTGtgccctgcatccgacggacgaggctgagCGGTCTCGTTTGTATAAAGCCCTCGTTCTTGCCGTCACGCCGCACTCTCTGTTTCATCGCGCGTCCTCTATCGAAGCTGCCTGCTGCTACCTTACTCCGGCGACTTCCCGTGCTTGCTTTCCGGCGGTTTTCGACTTCCTgggaattctttcctttgatctcccctcagtaagcttcttctcTCCTCTCGCTCCCTTGTTTCCGAGTATCGCTAGGCTTCCTTCCcttctttagtcatggcgagcaccTCTGCACCCGCTACCGCGGTTCACGgtccgtggtatatgagtatggagagtaggttcGATGAGGAGCGCACCCGGCGCGCTGTTAGGACCTTCGGGATCCCGAACGACTATGAAATAGTAGTAGCCGGCCCGActgaccggccccataacccgccgaccggtaccatttgtttttttctggaccaattccagggcggccttagatttcctacccatccatttattttggaagtttgtaattatttccgcatcccgctcggccaacttgtgccgaattcctttaggctactgagcggggtggtcgtcctttTTAGGCTACATAGTATCCCACTCGACCCcgaaatattccactacttcttctaccccaaacaatccgagttgggtacttttattttccaaagtagaataggcttcaaatttttgagAACacgccgacctccaacaagcactgaaggagttcttcttctatatactaTTTCCCGACCCAAAGATTCAACCAAATGGCGTATCATTGTAGGCCGACCACCGTAGCTCGCAAATTGTATAATccgcctaccttcatgcggcaaaccgCTTATCCTACACGATATAAAATCGACCAACGCTTCTCAAGTGGTGTACATTTTGGACCATCTCCGTCGTGCCAATCTCCCTACCGCacgggtaaggactctttacttccTTCGCCTTTGTGTCTAACCACCTTTTTTCCCCatctgaagtcatgtggcgcccaATCACCGATGATTTCAAATCAAGGTCagggaaattgaggcggctactaAAAAGAACTCGGCCGAGCGGGTCTTATCCTCGGTACCGGCAATGGCGGAGAGGGGACGCACCGCCGAACAGAGTTACCCAATCCGCTCACCAAGTCGAGGCGATCCTGCTTTCTCTGGCTCCACCGAAGTGGGGTCCCCAGGGATTCATCATCGGAAGTTCGGAAAAAACGTCAAGAAACTCACCTTCAACCAAGAGGGCGAACTACGCGCCCATCGAGATCGCCTCGCACGCCGCCGCAGATCGGGACCCACGTGACCGCCCACCGCATGCCCCTCGGCTCTCCTCCAGGACCGCCGTCGCCACGACGGTTGGGCTAACCGACCATAGGGGAGTCTCGCCAGCGACGGCGTACGACGTATACGCcgggccacccgaccatcaagactacccttcattcttcggaggaatatttattgtccgcCGATCGCCATCAAGCCCTGCTCATTAAATAACCTGACGGGTCCgccgccaaacttttcgaggacgatCAGATCTGGTGGTCTTATGACGCCTAAATAAGCCGATAATCACAATGCAAAGAAAGCCACCTGTGTAAGTTCATTTTCTTCCGTACATGCTACTCTGTTCGTCTCCCGATTTTATTATTTCACTTACAAAGATTGGGCGGAGCACATCGCCACTAGTCATCGCCTTtggagctggaggatctcatggaaaaactcaaGTCTCGGGGTCCATCGGCTGTTGAGGTTGAACATGTCACAGGTCAACAGAAGGTCGACTttgctacagaggtggctcgacttgaaggcttggtgaagaagctcgactaagacgtgaagcgcgccaatgCAATGAAGAAGCTGGGCGATCTCGATCCgaaagatgaaagttgaagtcctaGCCCcagatcagcgatctaaggagctgGAAACCCAACTAACTCGAAcggatgggcgctcagctgaacgcactaaagcggaggtggaccagaaagttctccaagattcactaattgcctcccgggtggcgttcagaaagtacaaggaagaaGAGTCGATTCGTCTGGCCGCTGttcgtcaagattacctccgctcggagaggtttggcacgaaatttggcggcagcgtctcttcaacctttgccgaggccgttaaggtcactatagcctacttgaagaagggtggccaccttcctgcgggaatgcacattcccgcctccgatctggcggTCATGATAGACGATATTCCGGACGGcttcttcaacttcgaagaccccgagtgagGAGTGTTCCTTgtctctatcttgtttttgcgtttcttacgccgagcgcaactttttgtacttgccgttCAGCATGCTTTCCttttaatgcaattatgtctttgcttgcgtcttcctgatcattatccataatattcttctgtttgcttaacgtttatgcttagagttagtcatgctctaagtgttcCCCGTCACGCGGCCAatcagcttaacccattaaacaaagtccgGGCGGGatggcctactcgctctgcacgtatctagcctgtgtgaactcaacaaacgccaagtatcgaaggaccagcgcccgagcgggcctaaatgttttaatacttgtggtttccgcggtttcttattctctggtattcgttcgtccgcccggggtatttatagtcgccggaccgactctcaatttttaacgatggtgctcgtcgaTCCCGgattcccggccggagggtttacagacgccggaccgtctcccggtttcccggccggagggtttatagacgccggaccgtctctcgatttttaacgacggagctcgtcggtcttctgctcggagatttatagatgccggctcgtctcccaGGTTTATCGACGACCGCCTCCCGGCTCTcacgagggtttatagacggacCAGTTTCGATTTTAAACGGCGGAGCTCGCTTGCCTTTCCGGccgatttatagacgccggctcgcctcctGCCTTTCCcacgagggtttatagacgccggaccgccTCCTGCCTCCCACGGGAGGGTTTGCACTGACCGGTTTTCCGGTTTCCtacgagggtttatagacgctcggACCGccttctctcgatttttaacgacggaggcCTGGCCTCCGCCGAGACGATACAGACGCCATTCCTGGCCTAccgaggtttatagacgccgactgcCTCCCTGCTTCCTTCCTGAGGGTTTAGTGACGCTGACCGCTCTCCCGTTTCCcggccgagggtttatagacgccggaccgccTCTCGggattttaacgacggagctcggctTGCCGTCgtggatttatagacgccgggcCGGCCTCCTGCCTTCCTAccgggagggtttatagacgccaccaGCTTCccggccgaggggtttatagacgccggaccgccTCCTGctcccgccggagggtttatagacgcccggaccgtctcgattttaacgacgagcTCGCTTGGCCTTCCTCGCCTCTGAGATTTATGGGAGTTTACCGTCTCCCGCTTCCTACGTGAGGGTTTATGTATCACGGACCGCCTCCCGGCTCtaccgagggtttatagacgccggaccgtctctcgatttttaacgacggagctcgtcggtcttctgctcggagatttatagacgccggctcgtctcccggtttcccggccggagggtttatagacgccggaccgtctcccggccgagcggctcgggggccttcggataaccagccgttcggctatgaacccagaatgccttgggaataatttgtttcttgcgataaaaggagtacagttatcttgaatttacacaaaatagagcaaaagtgcacctctcacccagctctatatggctgaaggtgatttgcactccatggccgatccagcatccgaccttccgcatccttgaggtaataagcgcccgaacggagcttctcgaccacttcaaagggtcctgtccagggagcttccaacttgccgacatctccgaccggcttaactttcttccaaactaggtcgcctacttgaaaggctctggggatcacgcgaCGGTTGTAGCTCTGTTTCATacgttgtcggtacgccatcagaCGTTTATCGACAACTTTGTCCCATGCTTCATcgaccaaatctagctccatcAGTCTCCGCTCGACGTTCTCCTCGTCATAGTGTTGTACCCAATCGGACTCCACTCCGACTTCCACTGGGACTAGTGCTTCACCACCATACATCAGATGGAATGGCATCGCATAGGTCgcctcctttggggttgtgcgtAGGGCCCATAGGAAGCTAGGGAGTTCGTCGACCTAGCTGCCTCCTGCATGGTCAAGCCGAACTCATAATCCTCTGAGGATATCCCGATTGATGACTTCCGCTTGGCCATTGTTTTGGGGGTAAGCCACCGAGGTGAAAGCCTGCTGGATACCATAGCCTTCGCACCATTCTTTGAGCCTTTGACCGGCGAATTACCTTCCATTGTCTGAGACAAGCCGTCGGGGGATGCCGAATCGACATAAGATATTTTGCCAGAGGAACTTGATGGCCATCTGTTTACTTATCTTTGCTAATGGTttgacctccacccattttgagaaatagtCCACAGCAACGAGCAAGAACCTCCGCTAACCGGTTACCATGGAAAATGGTCCTATGATGTTCATGCCCCCTTGGTCGTGAAAGCGttggaattctgttctgtttaaattcccctgtacaaaaattgtacaagtaccgACAGATAGACAATTTGCAACGATCCGCAAAGATCTcaagtgttggccaaaaatacccggctagcaaaatcttcctggttaacgaccgtccgcccggatgtccaccgcacgaaccttggtgcacttcccgaaggatgtactcggcatcttcccaACTGACGCATTTTAAgagcggacgggagaaggccttcttgtagagttgatctcctacgagggtgaaccgactagcccttctctttagtaaatgagcttcttcccggtcggatggggtagctcccgagcgcaaaaactccacaatagttgtcctccagtcgctcgggtatgtgatgccctccatccgatcgacatgtgctactaaagatacttgctcgatcggcttctgagggccgaccggggataacgcgcttgccagcttggccaattcatccgccacttgattctccgcccgggggatcttctgaataatcacctccctaaagttgagcttaagttttccaatagcctccacgtagagcttgagccttgtactatttatctTGAAAATCCCTGagatttgctgagcagccaactgggaatctgaatagaggatgacccggACGGCTCCAACGCGGCCGAGCGGCTCGCACTGGCTAAATAATGCTTCGtgctctgcttcattattagttgCTCGATAATATAGTTGAATGAATAACTGTAGCCTGTCTTTgcagggtgatatcataagaattcCCACCCCACTGCCTTGCTGAGTGGGCGATCCATCCACGTAGATTTTTCATGTTTCTTTTGGTTCCAGGTTTTGTATTTCaatcacaaaatcggctaaggcttgaGATTTAATAGTCGTTCAAGGTTGATACTGTATGTTATATTCGCTGAGCTCTGTAGTCCACTTGATTAATTTTCTTAAAGCTTCTGAGTTGATGAACACTCGACCTAAGTGTTATTGATTAATACTATGAttggatgagagagaaaatagagATATAACCTCCGAGCGACTAAGACTAGCCCATATGCTAACTTTTTAAGAGCGGTGTAGCGACATTCAACATTTTTCAATAAATAGCTTAAGAAATACACAGGTTGCTCCCGCCTCCCGATCGGATCTGCCCTGATCCTAAGGCACCGCCGTATTGAGGTGATAAATAATGTGCAAATTGCCTGGCCAGCTTGGCTTAGCCAAGATGGGACTTATGACGCCTGCTCAAAGGCCCTCCGATCATATcattggaactttgtagctttTGTTGAGGATTTTGAAGAATCCAAGACTCGCCCATTTTGAGATGAAGCGGATACACAGAACTGACCGTCACCTCAGATTTTCATGTTTCAAGGTGGGCATGTCCTCAAGAGCTCTCACCCTTAGATTAGCTTCAATACCCGCTCGCTTcaatagcccaagaaacgccctcctttggctaCTGTAACAAACACTTTCATGAGGATTTATTTTGACCCTCATATTTCCGAAGtatggaaggtttcttccatatctttgcataaagtggccgcctatgattttatgagaatgtcatctacatagacctccagcAGCCCGATTTGCTCAGCGGAAGACCCGCccatcaatctttgatatgttgctcccattcttcagtccgaatccATCAATCAGAGCAATACGCCCCGTCCTAAGgtaacgaagctaaccttttcccTCGATCCTCCCAAGTAGCCAAGACTTCACGATAGCCTTCGGTAGGCGCCCGGGGTGACATATATAAGCTCGCATCCGActgtagaatctacgagctggtcgattcggggcagagggtagaaatccttcgggcaagctttgttcagatctctgaagtcgatgcacaccctccatttgttgcccggcttgaagacgagcaccacatttgctaaccatcttgggaattgaacctcccgtatgtggccggcctctaagagcctttctacctccgctcgaatgataatattctgctcggcgctgaaatctcttctcctttgttttactggccgagcgttcggccggacgtgaagcttatgttgggctatgctgggggagacaccgggcaactcatgcgtcgaccaggcgaagacgtcataattcatctggaggcatttgaccacctcttctttctgttcgtcctccaggtcggcggcaataaaggttgtagcctccgagcggctcggatggatctgaacctcctcccgttcatcataaattaaagcagggggcttctcggttatggcgtgtacctcgatccgtggagcctttcgcgcggcgctggattcggctcggaccatttccacatagcatttccgagcggctaactgatctcctcgtacttcatcGACTTTGTCCTCgatcgggaatttgatcttctgatagaacGTCGACACAGcagctcggaattcgcttaacgccggtcgccccagtatcacgttgtaggatgaaggggagtcgaccaccacaaagtttgttgtcctcgttctccggagcggttcttcccctaaggagatagccagtcttacctgtccgacaggaagaacctcattgcccataaacccgtagaggggggttgtcatgggcagcagctcggcttgatcgatttgtagttgatcaaaggcctttctgaagatgatgttgaccgagctgccagtgtcaatgaagatacggtggatggtgtagttggctatcaccgctttgatgatgagggcatcgTCATGGGGCTGCCCGAAACTGacctcgggtccgctcgccttttcttgcctgcaacccacctcatggattctgagctgccgAGCGCTCACTTTTCTCGCTCTGTGTGAATCTCCTcggtcggcccacccgcaataatattTCACATGATTCTTCTCCAACTTTCTCCGCTATTGCTCATTGGACCTTGAGgcgatcttcatgccttggaggAAAGCATTGAGGAGCTCTCCTATATATTCGCCGAGGACTCTTGATGCCTTCTTGCGTGATCGGGTGAAAAGCGATCGGCGAGGCCACCCGTCGTCTGGGATGGGTGATTGAGGCGAGCCTCGGCGATCCGGGTGTTGTGGGGTCGATATTATAAGAGCAAAACATGGGGTCCatacctctttttcttcatccttgcccgctcggccgctacctcttggacaTGGGACTTCGCATGATGCGGGATGCCTCGgctcttggtcctcttggtggtgATGGGCGTGATGCCAGTTCGGCTTGGGCAGACGTTGCGTCATGAGTTCCCTTGTCGGGCCTCCGCCTCttcacatttatatactcattatGGGTGTAGCATGTGGTGTAGTCTGCAGGCGGTTTTTGAAGACGGAAGAAGTCCCCCTCCAGGCCTTGCGTGAATGTgtttaccattgtctccgagggtggccgtggggatgtccatcgctacttgattaaatcgctgtatatacgcccggagagattctcttggttcttgtttgatggtgaacaggctgacgcttgtcctttgataacgtcggatgctcgcaaagtgatgaagaaatgccgttcggaactcctggaagctagtgatagagccgtccggcagtctccgaaaccacctgtgtgcagattccgatagagtggtgagaaatacccgtCAAAAATGATAGAAGTAAAAAAGTATTCATCAAATCCAACGACATCACAAACATATTATTCCACACAACTGAGTATAAAATCTTCAACTTCAGAGGGATCCAAACTGAACAATAACTCAACATTCACAAGATCTTCACAAATTACTTGAGCAGCCTTATACTTGTTCTTACCAACGAAATCATACTTATCCAACATCTCAAGAACTTGTGGCATTTTTGAGGATTTACCTTGAACCCAAGGTGACATTGACTCAAATTGTGTGCTAATAATTTACATAAATCCCTCAACCTATGCACTGAGTAACTTGAAGTCAGAATCGACATTTTGCACAGATGGAATGATCTGTTTCACAAAGGTAATTAGAAATCAAATAAAGAGAAGAGACTCTCTTGCCCATTGGTTCATTAGGAATAAGCAAGTACTGTGAAATATTAATTCATCGCCATAGATTAATAGAAGCAGCAAGCTCTTGATCTAAACAAAACCTGATGAATAGACTTCGCATGACCTCTccactttaattttttatatgattaAAGAAAATGCATATGCTTTAGCAGTTAATTAATGACatgttaattaatttactatgacAAGTTACATTTGATTGTGTTCACATTCACTGATGCATACAGAATTAAAATGCATTCACATTTTACATACGACAAGTTAcacaattaattttattgataCGTACACATAAAGAAATTGTCTATCACAACTTACCAGgggtggccgagaggaagaggcgtTGGCGGCAGTAGGGGGGGTAGGCGATCAGGGAAGAAGAAGCGTGGGCGATCGACCGGGGAAGCAGAGCCACGGGCGGGGTCGGGGAAAAAGAATTGCGGGTGGGGTTGGGGAAGAAGAAGCACCGGTGATCGGGCGAGCAGCCGGGGAAGCAGTCGCGGGTGGACCGGCGAGCGGGGAAGCAAAGACGCGACAACGAGCGAGGAAGAAAGGCACTGAGATGAAACACGCaaagtaaaagagaaaaaaaaaagaaaagaagaaaaaggttCGGAGGAGGGGGGATGAGCCGTGAAAAGAAAACCAAATGAATAAGGAGGAATGAGTTTAACAATAACCTAGGAGTGGGTGGGTTATGAAATTAGGgctatcaaatttatattttgattctTATTCCCATTTACCAAGCATCAAGAATGAGAATGAGGTCTGAGGTTCAAATGGGTCTTAGGGTTTAGAATGAGTCCactcggatgagtctagtggctagcacatgaggtgttgccacaatgaggtatgtggttcgaatcttggcaaagccgaggtaaatacctcccttatgtgttagtcactattccaaaggttactagccgcccgtgatttacctcctccgtattgaccttgggacggattgacgggatACTAGGggtgaacgtattcaccttttaccaaAAAAAATGAGAATGAAACAAATTTCATTCCCACTCCAACATCATAAATCCGCCTACCCAACACCTCCTTAAAGTAATCATTGAGGATATTTTAGCAGTTCCAATATCCCTAAGATGAGCCCAGAATTTTTAGCCCATGAATCGTCAAATTACTGGACCTATCAATAGACGATTTGGAGCCGTCGGATCGGATTCCGCAGCCATCCTGGAGTTGCCCTTTTCTGTCTGTTTATATGCGCTCTTCCACGGTGATCGAGTTCGATTTTGAGGCGAAGATGTTCCTGCGGCGAGTGCTGTTGGGCGGCGGATGGCGGGCTATGTCGACGCAAGTAGGGAAGAAGGTGAAGGAGACGACCGGGATTGTGGGGCTCGACGTGGTGCCCAACGCCCGCGAGGTGCTGATCTCCCTCTACACCCTCACCCTAAGGGAGATCCAGGTCGTGCCCCCGGACGAGGGCTACCGCAAGGCCGTCGAGAGCTTCACCCGCCAACGCCTCAACGTCTGCCTGGAGGAGGATGACTGGGAGGAGATCGAGAACCGCCTGGGGTGCGGCCAGGTCGAGGAGCTCATCGAGGAGGCGAAGGACGAGCTCACGCTTATCTCCAAGATGATCGGTTCGTACCTCTTTATTCTTAGTCCTTTCAATTCTGTTGATGTTTGTTTTTATCTTTGCGTTGGtttgacgttggatttggcgATTTCTCCAGTAGATCTGCGTGGTAGATTCTATTTGCTTTCCTTCGCTGATTTTCAATTAGTTAAAGGATCATTTcggcatttaacaattaaaattagAAAGTATTAACAGTTTCTTCAAAATGAGATCTTTTAGGGTCCTATGATATTTTGATGGAGATTCAATACTGTTGGGCTGTTCTGGGTGccaattttgtttttctttcctgtTCATTTCGTGGAGTTCGATTGCAGAGTACTCTGTCACGATCTTGATTTTGGGAGTGTGTCTCCGTGCGTTGAGGCACTATGTGACAGCTGAGGGAAGAACCTTCAAGAGATTGATTGGGCGGATCATTCCCCGTTTTCTTCTTCTGCATCCCTTTGTTGAAACCTGGATGTCTTATATCTATTGTTAATATCTATTTATAGAGTTATATCATGAAGCAGTAAACTGGTTTTTACAAGTTAATCATGGTTAGGGTCTGTACTTTGGCTGACAATGAGTGACGAGGATGATACTGCTGTTTACTTTGCTAGATGGGTTAGAAGGGATGGAATACTGGGAAAACTGAAATGGGGTTTCTTACTTCATTTTGATTCCCCTAATTGGGTGGATCAAGTTGGGATTGATGCTTTCCAATACTTTTGTTCTTATGCATCTTCCAATCTGTCCATCCAAGCAAACAACACAGTGGAAATGCTTATAAGCTATCCATCTTGATCAATCTATCCAACTGTTAAAACACACTAACCAGTAGGTTCTCTGCCCTTCTTTTTTGCCTTGTTAGCTTTAAAAGGATACTCACACTTAATCTAGAGATTTCCTTGCTTGTGGAGTAAGCTCCAATAATAGGAAAATAGACAGTGCATTAGACCCAATCTTTGCATCCTAAGTCTGCATTTTGTATGCTGTTCAGCATTGACATTTGGCAATCCCAATCAACGTCCCTTTCACGCGTGCTTATATGATTATTTTAGTGGTCTGACAAGTCAGAGCTCGTTTGGGTCTTTGGCTACGCCTCAGGACTAATGAGTGGCAAGAATTATAATACCATATCATTCCACGCGTGCTTATATTTGGTGGTAGCCATTAGCCATGAGCCCATGGCCCCCACCATTACACGCATAATTAGGCACTTAAGCTTCAAGCAATAGTGACAAAGACGAGTTAACTAAGAGTATTACACTAATATTAAATGAGATTTAAATCTATCGACAATGTGAAATGAGAAAAATGTGAGGAATTTTTGTTTGGATAGTTTCTCTAACATACTTACCATGCGACCATATGTTTCCTCTAATTGCTAAGCATAACTAATGCATAACTCACAGATCAGTAGGTGCTGAGGAGACTTGTTGCAGGTGCAAAATTCACTGCGTTCATCAAACTTTTTGCCGTTGCCAACACCGGTAAGCTCAGGCGTCGTCCACGTCGGCAAGCAACAGCCCGGTTCAGGTAGAGGTTCATAAGACAATTGGTCTTGCAAAAGCTAAAATCACCTTACTAAGATCAGTCATACACAAACACAAATAAGCATAGCAATTCATTATGGAGTTGCCTAACAATGTCTTGCAATTGTGTCCTTCAGGGAATTAAAACATTTTTGAATCCTAGCGATATTATTTTCATAAGTGAAAGCTCGGTCCATCATTAGCACCAAAAAATGCTGGAAATATATATTGTCAAACCAAGCAAAAGAGTGAGCATTCAAGTTTTTAACTGGGGTGCAGTTTCATCCTTGGGAGGCGAATCTGTCGTGAAGGCCTCCAACGTCTTAAAGAACTCATTGGGGAGAGGGGAAGGTCGGTGATGTGGAACATGTTTAGGAATTGGAGTGTTATCTTCGATAACCTTACATTCGTAGTCCTCAGGAACTCCCCATGGATCCCACTCTGCATTGCAATATAAAGACAACTAGCCTTAAGAAGTTGTGAGGAATAAATATACAAAATAGTTAATGAAAGAGAATAATGATATTGGAAACATCCATGAGC contains:
- the LOC122010166 gene encoding probable NADH dehydrogenase [ubiquinone] 1 alpha subcomplex subunit 5, mitochondrial isoform X3 — encoded protein: MRSSTVIEFDFEAKMFLRRVLLGGGWRAMSTQVGKKVKETTGIVGLDVVPNAREVLISLYTLTLREIQVVPPDEGYRKAVESFTRQRLNVCLEEDDWEEIENRLGCGQVEELIEEAKDELTLISKMIDQ
- the LOC122010166 gene encoding probable NADH dehydrogenase [ubiquinone] 1 alpha subcomplex subunit 5, mitochondrial isoform X2, with the translated sequence MRSSTVIEFDFEAKMFLRRVLLGGGWRAMSTQVGKKVKETTGIVGLDVVPNAREVLISLYTLTLREIQVVPPDEGYRKAVESFTRQRLNVCLEEDDWEEIENRLGCGQVEELIEEAKDELTLISKMIGAKFTAFIKLFAVANTGKLRRRPRRQATARFR
- the LOC122010166 gene encoding probable NADH dehydrogenase [ubiquinone] 1 alpha subcomplex subunit 5, mitochondrial isoform X1; the protein is MRSSTVIEFDFEAKMFLRRVLLGGGWRAMSTQVGKKVKETTGIVGLDVVPNAREVLISLYTLTLREIQVVPPDEGYRKAVESFTRQRLNVCLEEDDWEEIENRLGCGQVEELIEEAKDELTLISKMIEYSVTILILGVCLRALRHYVTAEGRTFKRLIGRIIPRFLLLHPFVETWMSYIYC